A genomic stretch from Hirundo rustica isolate bHirRus1 chromosome 26, bHirRus1.pri.v3, whole genome shotgun sequence includes:
- the MYO9B gene encoding unconventional myosin-IXb isoform X8, giving the protein MSLKDADSAVCQAKAAYNLHIYPQLSTESAPCCKVTATKDSTSSDVIKDVINILNLDVSKHYVLVEVKESGGEEWVLDINDSPVHRVLLWPRRAQDEHPQKDGYYFLLQERNSDGTIKYMQMQLLSKETDARRLVERGFLPWHHEDFDDLCNLPNLTEATLLENLKCRFLKHRIYTYAGSILIAINPFKFLPIYNPKYVKMYENHQLGKLEPHIFAIADVAYHTMLKKHVNQCIVISGESGSGKTQSTNFLIHCLTALSQKGYASGVERTILGAGPVLEAFGNAKTAHNNNSSRFGKFIQVNYLENGIVRGAVVEKYLLEKSRLVSQEKDERNYHVFYYLLLGVNEEERKEFHLKQPEDYFYLNQHNLKIEDGEDLRHEFERLKQAMEMVGFLSATKKQIFSILSAILYLGNVTYKKKATGRDEGLDVGPPEVLDILSQLLKVKREILVEVLTKRKTVTANDKLILPYSLNEAITARDSMAKSLYSALFDWIVLRINHALLNKKDMEESVTCLSIGVLDIFGFEDFETNSFEQFCINYANEQLQYYFNQHIFKLEQEEYKSEGITWHNIDYTDNVACIHLISKKPTGLFYLLDEESNFPHATNQTLLAKFKQQHEENKFFVGTPVMEPAFIIRHFAGKVKYQIKDFREKNMDYMRPDIVALLRSSDSAFVRELIGMDPVAVFRWAVLRAAIRAMAVFAQAGRDRAQKTAGVVRQGPRVPLGELQRSNTPVEKVYRHSVLDFSFDCSEDFDINAFQDIISFCENKKDMHEQIIASIKGLPWQGDDPCELLRSLSQLQHRSHLLKSRGVKQKQIIPKNLLDSKSLKLIMSMTLHDRTTKSLLHLHKKKKPPSISAQFQTSLNKLLETLGRAEPFFIRCIRSNAEKKEMLFDESLVLQQLRYTGMLETVRIRRSGYSAKYTFQEFIDQFQVLLPKNAKASKEDICAYLNKLKLNENYYQIGKTKVFMKEAERQILQDTLHKEVIRKIILLQSWVRMVLERRRFLRMRQAATVLQACWRSRCVRMALQRNNAAIEIQAAWRGHRQRKRFLQLRRSVCLLQALLRGYLQRKRYQKILLERQKAEEKQREMQEDKDKEDDTSKDEQSEPATDELPVKHESEPDQAVEGEDQAQNEQAENLSSSEKATLPQKHTTEGSEKVTNSREKRESRRQRGLQHNDLQNKHVLLSFEGPAALCLEEHTVSEEALETSPEPKKEHRSTAQEGDVLQGSGEGEKSPSEEKALSDIPPSSEIKESGSVPEHPLESEAENTAADRTKTQGNQNNQIKGSQSFTCPARPTDLALSVRNTLSATGSFQGPADCWADKNRRQRAAKDLDSPTSSAIQRYVDDPEKLKYKREKWKGKRQSDAGQNDVLSQSLDGRIRVDKSPQDQLEKKGSSASLSDLSTLAQTVAMNQQSPDPVEEEKGNKKYPVQKKPSDHFPTSDTAVPMQAASQQGDAKSAFKSPLRRLLGKKPDKKIAKESSDVIEEGDGLSLVSCVLFTDTGGTQKVSEGSSGQAGRPQAGKESSKAKKNRTIKISKISSVSQDWRASVVREIANANELKHLDEFLLNKINDLRSQKSGVECLFFEATEKFRGNIKTMYSAPNGQIHVGYKDLVENYQLLVTNLAKKREEKEVKLVLNLFLSLLDEFIRGYTKKEESEQPKQTKAQKKKRKQDRAIEEHNGHVFTNYQVSIRQSCEHCSSYIWPMEKACLCSVCKLTCHKKCMSKIQSSCTSCGKKSEQDAEPRHFGVCVSALTSERNSVPVVMEKLLEYVEMHGLYTEGIYRKSGSANRMKELKQLLQEDPNSVKLENYPIHTITGILKQWLRELPDPLMTSAQYNDFLRAVELPEKQEQLCAIYSVLEQLPQANHNTLERLIFHLVKVALIEDVNRMSPNALAIVFAPCLLRCPDTSDPLTSMKDVSKTTMCVEMLIKEQIRKYKIKMEEINQLEAAESFAFRRLSLLRQNTLWPIKLGFSSPYEGKLSKSSQVKGNDSGTSELDSVHEEEDVSEANNREKEILIDRIQSIKEEKEDITYRLPELDQRGSDEENVDSETSASTESLLEDKPGRMDTEGQY; this is encoded by the exons ATGAGTTTAAAAGATGCTGACAGTGCAGTTTGCCAGGCAAAGGCAGCCTATAATCTTCATATTTACCCCCAGCTCTCAACAGAAAGCGCTCCCTGCTGCAAAGTGACAGCAACCAAGGACAGTACGTCATCAGATGTCATCAAGGATGTGATTAATATCTTAAACTTGGACGTCTCCAAGCATTATGTGCTCGTGGAGGTGAAAGAATCAGGTGGAGAAGAATGGGTGCTTGACATAAACGATTCTCCCGTGCACAGGGTTTTGCTTTGGCCTCGGCGCGCTCAGGACGAGCACCCACAGAAGGATGGGTACTacttcctcctgcaggaaagGAACTCTGACGGCACCATCAAGTACATGCAGATGCAGCTGCTCTCCAAGGAGACGGATGCCCGGCGCTTGGTGGAGAGGGGTTTTCTGCCCTGGCACCACGAGGACTTCGATGACCTTTGCAATCTGCCCAACCTGACGGAGGCAACGCTCCTCGAGAATCTCAAGTGCCGCTTCCTAAAGCACAGAATCTACACTTACGCAGGAAGTATCCTGATTGCAATTAACCCCTTCAAGTTCCTGCCCATTTATAACCCCAAGTATGTCAAGATGTATGAGAACCATCAGCTCGGGAAGTTGGAGCCTCATATTTTTGCCATTGCCGATGTGGCCTATCACACAATGCTTAAAAAACACGTTAATCAGTGCATCGTTATATCAGGTGAAAGTGGCTCTGGGAAAACCCAGAGCACAAACTTCTTAATTCACTGCCTCACGGCACTGAGCCAGAAAGGGTACGCCAGTGGTGTGGAGAGAACCATTCTGGGAGCTGGACCAGTTCTGGAG GCATTTGGAAATGCAAAAACAGCACATAATAATAACTCCAGTCGTTTTGGGAAGTTCATTCAAGTCAACTATTTGGAGAATGGTATTGTCCGGGG GGCTGTGGTTGAAAAATACCTGCTTGAAAAATCTCGTCTGGTTTctcaagaaaaagatgaaag GAACTACCATGTCTTTTATTATTTGCTACTTGGAGTCAATGAGGAAGAGCGTAAAGAATTTCACCTCAAGCAACCTGAAGATTATTTCTACCTCAACCAG CATAACTTGAAAATTGAAGATGGGGAAGATCTCCGACATGAATTTGAGAGATTAAAACAAGCCATGGAGATGGTTGGCTTCCTTTCAGCAACAAAGAAACA gaTCTTTTCAATACTTTCAGCTATTCTGTATTTGGGCAATGTCACATACAAGAAGAAGGCCACGGGCCGGGATGAAGGCTTGGACGTGGGACCTCCTGAAGTGTTGGACATTCTTTCCCAGCTGTTGAAA GTTAAACGGGAAATCTTGGTAGAAGTgctaacaaaaagaaaaactgtgacTGCTAATGATAAGCTTATTTTGCCATATAGTCTCAATGAG GCAATAACAGCTCGTGATTCCATGGCAAAGTCCTTGTACAGTGCTCTGTTTGATTGGATTGTTCTGCGGATCAATCATGCACTCCTTAacaagaaggacatggaggaaTCTGTTACA TGTCTGTCCATTGGTGTACTTGATATTTTTGGATTTGAAGATTTTGAAACCAACAGTTTTGAGCAGTTCTGTATAAATTATGCAAATGAGCAACTTCAGTATTATTTCAATCAGCACATTTTCAAATTGGAGCAG GAGGAATATAAGAGTGAAGGGATCACTTGGCACAATATTGACTATACTGATAACGTGGCCTGCATTCACTTAATCAGCAAGAAGCCCACTGGCCTCTTCTATCTTCTGGATGAAGAAAGCAA TTTTCCACATGCCACCAACCAAACTCTACTGGCAAAATTCAAACAGCAGCATGAGGAGAACAAGTTCTTTGTCGGAACCCCAGTGATGGAGCCTGCTTTTATTATTCGCCACTTTGCTGGCAAAGTGAAATACCAGATCAAA GatttcagggagaaaaacatgGACTACATGAGACCCGACATCGTGGCTCTGCTGCGCAGCAGCGACAGCGCCTTCGTGCGGGAGCTGATCGGGATGGACCCGGTGGCCGTGTTCCGCTGGGCCGTGCTGCGCGCCGCCATCCGAGCCATGGCCGTGTTCGCCCAGGccggcagggacagggcacagaaaacagcag GAGTGGTACGTCAAGGACCCAGAGTTCCCCTTGGAGAACTCCAGAGATCAAATACTCCAGTAGAAAAAGTTTATCG CCACTCAGTGCTCGATTTCTCATTTGATTGTTCTGAGGATTTCGATATAAATGCTTTTCAAGACATCATTTCTTTTTGTGAGAACAAGAA AGACATGCATGAACAAATCATCGCCAGTATTAAAGGACTGCCCTGGCAGGGTGATGATCCCTGTGAGCTGCTTCGGTCCCTCAGTCAGCTTCAACACCGCTCCCACCTCCT GAAAAGTAGAGGTGTCAAGCAAAAGCAGATCATTCCCAAG AACTTGCTGGATTCCAAATCTCTGAAACTCATCATGAGCATGACCCTGCACGATCGGACTACGAAGTCCCTTTTGCACTTGCACAAGAAGAAGAAACCCCCCAGCATAAGTGCCCAGTTCCAG ACTTCCCTTAACAAGCTGCTGGAGacactgggcagagctgagccatTCTTCATCCGCTGCATCCGCTCCAACGCAGAGAAG AAGGAGATGCTCTTTGATGAGAGTTTGGTGCTGCAGCAGTTACGGTACACGGGCATGCTGGAAACTGTGCGCATCAGGAGGTCTGGCTACAGTGCCAAGTACACGTTCCAG GAATTCATCGACCAGTTTCAGGTGTTACTACCCAAAAATGCCAAAGCCTCCAAGGAAGACATTTGTGCTTATTTGAATAAActaaaactgaatgaaaactACTATCAAATCGGGAAGACTAAG GTTTTTATGAAAGAGGCTGAACGGCAGATACTACAGGATACACTACACAAAGAAGTGATCAGGAAAATCATCCTCCTTCAGAGCTGGGTCAGGATGGTTTTGGAAAGGAGGCGCTTTCTCAGGATGAGGCAGGCAGCTACAGTTTTACAG GCGTGCTGGCGCTCCCGCTGCGtcaggatggctctgcagaggaacAACGCTGCCATCGAGATCCAGGCGGCCTGGAGGGGGCACCGGCAGAGGAAACgcttcctgcagctcaggaggaGTGTTTGTCTCCTGCAGGCCCTGCTCAGGGGGTACCTGCAGCGTAAGAG ATACCAGAAAATTCTTCTAGAAAGgcagaaagctgaagaaaagcaaagagaaatgcagGAAGATAAAGACAAAGAGGATGATACGAGCAAGGATGAGCAGAGTGAGCCAGCAACAGATGAGCTGCCTGTGAAACACGAGTCAGAGCCAGATCAAGCTGTTGAGGGTGAAGACCAAGCTCAAAATGAACAAGCTGAAAACCTGAGCTCGTCTGAGAAAGCCACGTTGCCCCAGAAGCACACGACGGAGGGCTCCGAGAAGGTAACAAACAGCCGGGAGAAGCGGGAATCCCGTCGGCAGAGGGGGCTGCAACACAACGACTTGCAGAACAAGCATGTGCTCCTGTCCTTTGAAGGACCAGCTGCATTGTGCCTCGAGGAGCACACTGTTTCTGAAGAGGCCCTGGAAACTTCTCCAGAGCCCAAGAAGGAGCACAGATCCACAGCACAAGAAGGTGACGTCCTTCAGGGAAGCggtgagggagagaaaagtCCAAGCGAAGAAAAAGCTCTTTCAGACATTCCACCATCAAGTGAGATAAAAGAAAGTGGTTCTGTTCCTGAGCACCCACTTGAATCAGAAGCAGAGAACACGGCAGCTGACAGAACAAAAACACAAGGGAACCAAAATAACCAAATAAAAGGCAGCCAAAGTTTTACCTGCCCTGCAAGGCCGACAGATCTTGCGCTGAGTGTTCGTAACACGCTGTCTGCTACTGGCAGCTTTCAGGGCCCTGCTGACTGCTGGGCAGATAAAAACAGGCGGCAGAGGGCAGCCAAAGACCTGGACAGCCCCACTTCTTCTGCAATCCAGAGATACGTGGATGACCCAGAGAAGCTAAAGTACAAGAGAGAGAAGTGGAAAGGGAAGAGACAGTCTGATGCTGGCCAGAATGATGTGCTGAGTCAGTCTTTGGATGGAAGGATACGTGTGGATAAATCTCCTCAGGATCAGCTAGA GAAGAAGGGGAGTTCAGCTTCGTTAAGTGACCTCTCAACACTGGCCCAAACTGTTGCCATGAACCAG CAATCACCAGATCcagttgaagaagaaaaaggcaacAAGAAATACCCTGTGCAGAAGAAGCCCAGTGACCACTTCCCTACCTCGGACACGGCTGTTCCCATGCAGGCAGCGAGTCAGCAAGGGGATGCCAA GTCTGCTTTCAAAAGCCCTTTGCGTAGACTTTTGGGGAAAAAGCCAGACAAGAAAATTGCTAAGGAGAGTTCTGATGTGATTGAGGAAGGAGACGGCCTCTCCCTCGTGTCCTGTGTCCTCTTTACAGACACAGGAGGAACCCAGAAAGTTTCAGAAG GTTCTTCGGGGCAGGCAGGCCGGCCCCAGGCCGGGAAGGAgagcagcaaagcaaagaagaaCAGAACCATAAAGATCAGCAAGATCTCGAGCGTGTCCCAGGACTGGCGCGCCTCCGTGGTCCGGGAGATTGCGAACGCCAATGAGCTGAAACACCTGGATGAGTTCCTCCTAAACAAG atcAATGACTTACGCTCCCAGAAGTCTGGTGTtgaatgtttgttttttgaagCCACAGAGAAGTTCAGAGGAAACATCAAGACCATGTACTCTGCTCCT aATGGACAAATCCATGTTGGCTATAAAGATCTGGTGGAAAATTACCAGCTCCTAGTTACAAACCTGgccaaaaaaagggaagagaaagaagtcaAGCTGGTTTTGAATCTCTTTCTATCCCTTCTGGATGAATTCATCAGAGGCTATACAAAGAAAGAGGAATCTGAGCAGCCCAAG caaaCCAAAGCCCAGAAGAAGAAACGGAAACAAGATCGTGCA ATTGAAGAGCACAACGGCCACGTGTTCACAAACTACCAAGTGAGCATCCGGCAGTCGTGTGAGCACTGCTCCTCCTACATCTGGCCCATGGAGAAGGCCTGTCTGTGCAGTG TTTGCAAGCTGACTTGTCACAAGAAGTGCATGTCCAAAATCCAGAGCAGCTGTACCtcctgtgggaaaaag AGCGAGCAGGACGCGGAGCCGCGGCACTTCGGGGTGTGCGTGAGCGCCCTGACCAGCGAGAGGAACTCGGTGCCCGTGGTcatggagaagctgctggagtACGTGGAGATGCACGGGCTCTACACGGAAGGCATCTACAGGAAATCAGGATCAGCAAATCGCATGAAGGAGCTGAAGCAGTTGCTGCAAGAAG aCCCAAACTCAGTGAAGCTGGAGAATTACCCTATTCACACCATCACAGGGATCCTTAAGCAGTGGCTGAGGGAATTGCCAGACCCACTAATGACCTCGGCACAGTACAATGATTTTCTCAGAGCTGTAG AACTGCCAGAGAAACAGGAGCAACTCTGTGCCATTTACAgtgtcctggagcagctcccacaAGCAAATCATAATACCTTGGAACGACTCATCTTCCATCTTGTCAA